The Pseudonocardia sp. HH130630-07 DNA window CCGACACCGGCACCCCGGTGACCGGCACTGCCGCGTCCACCGGCTCCGTCGGCACCGCGTCCACCGGCTCCGTCGATGCCGCCGGATCCACCGACACCGACACCGGCACCGTCTCCGCCGACGTCCCCGCCGCCGCCGCCGTCCCCCGGTCCGCCGACCCGGCCACCCCGGGTGGCCACGACACGGACACCCGCGGCACGGACCCGGTCGCGGCCGGACCGGCACCGGCGGCGCCGGTCGCGTCCACGGACACGGAACCGGACGCCCCGGCGCCCCGCAACGGCGCGCCGCAGGAGGTTTCCCAGACCGCGTCCGCCCCGGCCGGTACCGCGGCGAGCACGCCGGAGCCCACCGACACGCAGCCCGCCGCTCCGTCGGGGGCCACCGGCGCCACGGAGCCGGACGCCGCCGTCATCGGGGACGACCCGGCCGCCGTCACGGTCGCCGCCGACGCGACCGACGGCCCCGAGACGCCGCCACGCCCGCGGGGCACCGGCGCCGCCTCCCGGCGGACCAAGAAGGGCAAGCCGGTCATGCCGTCCTGGGACGAGGTCCTGCTGGGCGTCCGCGGCCAGCGCTGAGGACCGTGCCGGTCACCGGCACCACATCGGGGGGATCAGCGGTGATCGTCACGTTCGACCTGTTCAGCGCCATGACCGATGCCCGCGGCGGCGCGGCGACCACGTTCGGCGCGATGGCCGCCGAGCGCGGCTGGCCGGTGACCGGCCACCAGCTGTACGACGAGTGGGACCGGCACAACAAGGCCGCCCAGAAGAACGTCGACACCCGTACCGGCTGGACGAGCTTCCGCACCCTGTCCCGGGACGCCCTCGCGACCGCCTACACCGCCCTCGGCCTGGCGGCCGACCCCGAGGCCGACATCGATCGCGTGCAACGCTCCGTCGCCGAATGGCCGCTGTGGCCGGACATCCCCGACGGGATCCGCGCCGTCGCCGAGCACGCCAGGGTCGGGATCCTCTCCAACGTCGACGACGCACTCGTGACCACCACCCGGGCGCACCGTCTGGTCGATCCCGGCCTGGTCCTGACCTCGCAGCGCCTCGGTGCCTACAAGCCCGACGCGGCCCTCTACCGGCGGGCCCGCGACCTGCTCGGGGAGGGTTTCGTGCACGTCGCCGCGTCACCCCGCGACGTCGGCGGCGCGCTGGCCGCGGGCATCCGGACGGTCCGCCTCGTCCGGCCGGGGCACGTCCCCGATCCGGACGGACCGGTCCCCGGCTTCTCCGTCGACGACGCGGCCGACCTGATGACCGTGCTCCCCGCGGCGGCCGGCCCGCGGTAGGCCTCAGCCGCCCCCGGTGACCGCGTGGAACGCCACGGCGGCCGCGGTGGCGACGTTGAGCGAGTCCACCCCGCTCGCCATCGGGATCCGCACCAGCCGGTCGGCGGCGGCGAGCGCCTCGTCGGTCAGCCCCGGGCCCTCCGCGCCCACCAGCAGCGCGACCCGCCGCCCGGCCAGGCCCGCCGTGGCCAGCGGCTCGGCGCTCGCCGACGGCGTCAGGCCGACGACGGTGTACCCGGCCGCCCGCAGCACGTCCAGCGAGCCCGGCCACGGACCCGGCAGGGACGCGAACGGCACGCGGAGCACGTGCCCCATCGAGACCCGGACGCTGCGCCGGTAGAGCGGGTCCGAGCAGCCCGGGCCGAGCAGGATCCCGCCGATCCCGAGCGCCGCGGCGTTGCGGAACAGCGACCCGAGGTTCTCGTGGTCGCCGACGCCCTCGCAGACCGCCACCGTCCCGGCGCCGGCCAGGAGCGTGGCGGGATCCGGCGCCGCCGCCCGGTCGGCGACGGCGAGCACCCCCCGGTTGAGGTGGAAGCCGACCGCACGGGCCATCGTGTCGGCGTCCGTGGCGTAGGCGGGTACGTCCAGGCCGGCGAGATCGTCGGAGAGTTCCGCCAGGCGTCGCGGGACCCCCAGCAGCGACCGCACCGGATAGGGTGAGTCGAGCAGCCGTCGTACGACGACGACACCCTCGGCGATCACCAGGCCACGGCCACCGGGCCGGTCGGGACGCCGGTCGGCGGTCGTCAGGTCCCGGTAGTCGTCGAGCCGCGGGTCCGCCGCGTCGTCGATCGTAGTGAGTATTGCCACGACGCCCGATCATCCCATGTC harbors:
- a CDS encoding HAD family hydrolase, with protein sequence MIVTFDLFSAMTDARGGAATTFGAMAAERGWPVTGHQLYDEWDRHNKAAQKNVDTRTGWTSFRTLSRDALATAYTALGLAADPEADIDRVQRSVAEWPLWPDIPDGIRAVAEHARVGILSNVDDALVTTTRAHRLVDPGLVLTSQRLGAYKPDAALYRRARDLLGEGFVHVAASPRDVGGALAAGIRTVRLVRPGHVPDPDGPVPGFSVDDAADLMTVLPAAAGPR
- a CDS encoding TrmH family RNA methyltransferase — its product is MAILTTIDDAADPRLDDYRDLTTADRRPDRPGGRGLVIAEGVVVVRRLLDSPYPVRSLLGVPRRLAELSDDLAGLDVPAYATDADTMARAVGFHLNRGVLAVADRAAAPDPATLLAGAGTVAVCEGVGDHENLGSLFRNAAALGIGGILLGPGCSDPLYRRSVRVSMGHVLRVPFASLPGPWPGSLDVLRAAGYTVVGLTPSASAEPLATAGLAGRRVALLVGAEGPGLTDEALAAADRLVRIPMASGVDSLNVATAAAVAFHAVTGGG